Proteins encoded by one window of Bacillus sp. DTU_2020_1000418_1_SI_GHA_SEK_038:
- the mnmA gene encoding tRNA 2-thiouridine(34) synthase MnmA translates to MKKEPKDTRVVIGMSGGVDSSVAALLLKQQGYDVIGIFMKNWDDTDEFGVCTATEDYNDVIRVCNQIGIPYYAVNFEKQYWDKVFTYFLDEYKAGRTPNPDVMCNKEIKFKAFLEHAMKLGADYLATGHYARVEFRDGEYKMLRGIDENKDQTYFLNQLEQDQLEKVMFPIGDIEKSKVREIAIEANLATATKKDSTGICFIGERNFKEFLGSYLPAQPGNMETFDGKVMGKHDGLMYYTIGQRHGLGIGGAGEPWFAIGKDLKRNVLIVGQGFHNEKLYSHSITAVNIGWVSGKEMPKTFKCTAKFRYRQPDNEVTVELLGDDKVRVIFNEPIRAITPGQAVVFYHGDECLGGGTIDEVYKDGKRLDYVG, encoded by the coding sequence ATGAAAAAAGAGCCTAAGGACACAAGGGTAGTCATTGGGATGTCGGGTGGTGTAGACTCATCAGTTGCGGCCTTGTTATTAAAACAACAAGGGTACGATGTCATCGGTATTTTTATGAAAAACTGGGATGATACCGATGAGTTTGGTGTTTGTACAGCAACAGAGGACTATAATGATGTCATTCGCGTCTGCAATCAAATTGGGATTCCTTATTATGCTGTAAACTTCGAAAAGCAGTATTGGGATAAGGTATTCACCTATTTTCTTGATGAGTATAAGGCTGGCCGAACTCCGAACCCAGATGTCATGTGCAATAAAGAAATTAAATTTAAAGCTTTTCTTGAGCATGCGATGAAGCTCGGGGCGGATTACTTGGCAACAGGGCATTATGCGAGAGTCGAATTCCGAGATGGAGAATATAAAATGCTCCGTGGCATTGATGAGAATAAGGACCAAACGTATTTCCTAAACCAACTAGAACAAGATCAGCTAGAAAAAGTCATGTTCCCGATTGGCGATATTGAAAAGTCTAAAGTCAGGGAGATTGCTATTGAGGCAAATCTTGCTACAGCGACAAAGAAGGATAGTACAGGAATTTGCTTTATTGGCGAACGAAATTTCAAGGAATTCCTTGGAAGCTATTTACCAGCTCAGCCTGGTAATATGGAAACTTTCGATGGCAAAGTAATGGGGAAACATGATGGTCTGATGTATTATACAATTGGCCAGCGGCATGGATTAGGCATCGGCGGAGCGGGTGAGCCCTGGTTTGCGATTGGGAAGGACTTGAAGAGAAATGTTCTGATTGTCGGCCAAGGCTTCCACAATGAGAAGCTTTACTCACATTCGATTACAGCCGTAAATATTGGCTGGGTGTCGGGCAAAGAAATGCCGAAAACCTTTAAATGTACAGCCAAATTTAGGTACCGTCAGCCTGATAACGAAGTAACTGTTGAGCTGCTTGGAGATGACAAAGTAAGAGTCATTTTTAATGAACCGATTAGAGCGATTACTCCTGGACAGGCAGTAGTTTTTTATCATGGTGATGAGTGCCTAGGCGGCGGAACGATTGATGAAGTATATAAAGACGGAAAGCGACTTGATTATGTCGGATAA
- a CDS encoding c-type cytochrome, with the protein MIKRNWIIFLFLVVALMAISAACTNIEGKKDSGDASTNMKDKQLGYTETNMEDLKDKNDPFSKAVKRGYDLMNETHVLLDDYVGNQLSCSSCHGNAGLDTSSPFIGVTAVYPQYNARAGKVVSIEDRINGCFRRSLNGKPLPLDSEDMRAMVSYLTYISRDVPTRVEERTWITKNIIEELPEPNVANGEALYKKSCMTCHGENGEGTGANSGPALWGENSFNIGAGMARIRTAAGYIKRNMPIGEMGGIKQGELTDQQAADLAAYILSHERPDFPGKENDWPNGDAPEDAAYETKAKKVKEEVPQGPEGETKK; encoded by the coding sequence ATGATTAAAAGAAACTGGATAATCTTTCTATTTCTAGTTGTTGCACTTATGGCTATTAGTGCTGCATGTACTAATATTGAGGGTAAAAAGGATAGTGGTGATGCTTCCACCAATATGAAAGATAAACAGCTTGGATATACTGAAACAAATATGGAGGATTTAAAGGATAAGAATGATCCGTTTAGCAAAGCTGTCAAAAGAGGCTATGATCTAATGAACGAAACTCATGTATTATTAGATGATTACGTTGGCAACCAGCTTTCCTGTTCAAGCTGCCACGGGAATGCAGGACTTGATACAAGCTCACCATTTATTGGAGTGACTGCTGTATATCCGCAATATAATGCACGTGCAGGAAAAGTAGTATCAATAGAAGACCGGATAAATGGCTGCTTTAGGCGAAGTTTAAATGGAAAACCGCTTCCATTGGATAGTGAGGACATGCGGGCAATGGTATCTTATCTTACTTATATTTCTAGAGATGTCCCTACAAGGGTTGAAGAAAGAACGTGGATTACAAAAAATATTATTGAAGAGCTGCCAGAACCTAATGTTGCAAATGGTGAAGCACTTTACAAAAAATCGTGTATGACCTGCCATGGTGAAAATGGTGAAGGCACGGGAGCAAACTCAGGACCTGCCCTTTGGGGTGAAAACTCATTTAATATAGGAGCAGGTATGGCTAGAATTCGAACAGCAGCTGGATATATTAAACGAAACATGCCTATTGGGGAAATGGGAGGCATTAAACAAGGGGAGCTTACTGATCAGCAGGCGGCAGATTTAGCAGCCTACATCTTATCACATGAACGCCCAGACTTCCCAGGAAAAGAAAATGATTGGCCAAACGGTGATGCACCAGAAGATGCAGCATATGAAACGAAAGCTAAAAAGGTAAAGGAAGAAGTTCCGCAGGGGCCAGAAGGAGAAACGAAAAAATAA
- a CDS encoding YrzQ family protein, with amino-acid sequence MLTSAVAFGAGMAAYNLVQRNNLMSGRQRRKLQRRITKTLF; translated from the coding sequence ATGTTAACTTCAGCCGTGGCATTCGGTGCTGGAATGGCTGCCTATAATCTTGTTCAAAGAAACAACTTAATGTCAGGTCGTCAACGAAGAAAGCTGCAAAGAAGAATAACAAAAACTTTATTTTGA
- a CDS encoding PRC-barrel domain-containing protein, with product MRTFSLLKGLPVIEIKSGTKIGEVFDLSISSGGVVTGLIIRKGALLKKSLLLEVKNVSSFGWDGVMVETQQVLEPIKNMDEYTFDSHNRLTGKMMMTREGERLGLLEDVYFQEEVGTIVGYELSDGFFSDMLEGKRVVKTEAPPAIGKDAIIVNVKE from the coding sequence TTGCGGACATTTTCACTATTAAAAGGACTCCCAGTAATAGAAATAAAAAGTGGAACAAAAATTGGAGAAGTATTTGATTTGAGCATTTCAAGTGGTGGGGTCGTTACAGGCTTAATTATCCGAAAGGGCGCTCTTTTAAAAAAATCTCTTCTGCTTGAAGTGAAGAATGTTTCATCATTTGGATGGGATGGAGTGATGGTTGAAACCCAACAGGTTCTTGAGCCAATAAAGAATATGGACGAATATACCTTCGATAGCCATAACCGGCTTACAGGGAAAATGATGATGACAAGAGAAGGGGAACGGCTAGGGTTATTGGAGGATGTATATTTTCAAGAAGAAGTGGGGACAATTGTAGGGTATGAACTATCGGATGGCTTTTTTTCAGACATGCTGGAAGGAAAACGCGTGGTTAAAACCGAGGCTCCCCCTGCTATTGGAAAGGACGCCATCATCGTTAATGTTAAAGAGTGA
- a CDS encoding AI-2E family transporter, with the protein MDIRLKWYYRLGFLLLLFIVIFVFLRLQELWLPILKVIFAVLIPFIIAAFISYLLHPIVEKLNNSGLHKGIAVFGIYILFFGGLGLALYKGIPAFIHQLEDLSENAPQFANQYRGWIEIIQEKTSSWPEGIQARIDEGILAIESALDNMLSKSVNILINIFNYSIIIALIPFISFYMIKDYDLMKRTVWYLTPRKWRQEGILFLRDIDKSLGGYIRGQIIVCVAIGGISSLLFWLVGMKYPLLLGLIIGLTNVIPYFGAFVGAIPAVIIAFAISIKMVIISVIIVFVLQFIEGNILSPLIVGKSLDMHPLVIMFALLAGGEAGGVIGLIIAVPVLAVIKVSLVHARSHFIKGPNSKFSRS; encoded by the coding sequence GTGGATATTCGGTTAAAATGGTATTACCGCTTAGGCTTTCTCCTTCTTCTTTTTATTGTAATATTTGTTTTTTTAAGGCTGCAGGAGCTATGGCTGCCTATCCTAAAGGTTATTTTTGCTGTGCTTATTCCATTCATTATTGCTGCTTTTATATCCTATTTGCTTCACCCAATTGTTGAAAAGCTTAATAATAGCGGTCTCCATAAAGGGATTGCAGTTTTCGGCATATATATTTTATTTTTCGGGGGACTTGGGTTGGCCCTTTATAAAGGGATACCAGCCTTCATCCATCAATTAGAAGATTTATCGGAAAATGCGCCGCAATTTGCAAATCAATATCGCGGATGGATTGAAATAATCCAGGAAAAAACTTCATCATGGCCTGAAGGTATTCAAGCAAGAATTGATGAAGGAATTCTCGCTATCGAATCTGCTTTAGATAATATGCTTTCGAAAAGTGTTAATATCCTGATAAATATATTTAATTATTCTATAATTATTGCCCTTATACCGTTTATATCATTTTATATGATAAAGGATTATGATTTAATGAAGCGGACAGTGTGGTATTTAACACCTAGAAAGTGGAGACAGGAAGGTATATTATTTTTGCGGGATATTGATAAGTCCCTTGGTGGCTATATAAGAGGACAGATCATTGTCTGTGTGGCTATTGGTGGCATTTCTTCATTGCTCTTTTGGCTTGTTGGGATGAAATATCCATTACTGCTCGGCTTGATCATTGGATTAACAAACGTTATCCCCTATTTCGGTGCATTTGTCGGCGCCATTCCAGCAGTCATAATTGCTTTCGCTATTTCTATAAAAATGGTGATTATTTCAGTTATTATTGTGTTTGTTCTGCAATTTATCGAAGGAAACATTCTATCTCCATTGATCGTAGGAAAAAGCTTAGACATGCATCCGCTAGTCATTATGTTTGCCTTACTTGCGGGAGGAGAAGCAGGAGGTGTCATCGGCTTAATCATTGCTGTGCCTGTTTTGGCTGTTATAAAAGTAAGTCTTGTCCATGCTAGATCACATTTTATTAAAGGGCCAAACTCGAAATTTTCACGTTCTTGA
- the alaS gene encoding alanine--tRNA ligase: MKQLSGSDIRRLFLEFFKEKGHSIEPSAPLVPHEDPSLLWINSGVATLKKYFDGRVIPENPRITNAQKSIRTNDIENVGKTARHHTFFEMLGNFSIGDYFKEEAIEWAWEFLTDEKWIGFEAEKLSVTIHPEDEEAFDIWRKQIGVPEERIIRLEGNFWDIGEGPSGPNTEIFYDRGPEYGNDLNDPELYPGGENERYLEVWNLVFSEFNHNPDGTYTPLPKKNIDTGMGLERMASVVQNVRTNFDTDLFMPIIRGTEEISGEKYGKNKETDVAFKVIADHIRTVAFAVGDGALPSNEGRGYVLRRLLRRAVRYAKQININRPFMFELVPVVGEIMQDFYPQVKEKEEFIQKVIKNEEERFHETLHEGLTILSAVIKKEKEKGSHLIQGEDIFRLYDTYGFPVELTEEYAEEAGMKVDHDGFELEMNRQRERARAARQDVDSMQVQGGVLGDIKVESQFTGYDNLESHSQIVAIVKDGQLFNEAQMGEEVQLIMDVTPFYAESGGQIADSGILKADGLKVVIKDVQKAPNGQNLHKAIVETGTLKLNDRVHAIVNEASRSKIIKNHTATHLLHQALKDVLGNHVNQAGSLVEPDRLRFDFSHFGQITAEELEKIENIVNEKIWRSLELEIDYKDIEEAKAMGAMALFGEKYGKVVRVVQVGDYSLELCGGCHVSNTSVIGLFKIQSESGIGAGTRRIEAVTGEAAYQLLNDQISILKEAAGKLKANPKDLAGRIEGLLTEMKQLQRENESLAAKLGNIEAGSLVSKAKEINGVTVLAAKVAASDMNNLRNMADDLKNKLGSAIVVLGSVNDDKVNLIAGVTKDLIEKGYQAGKIIKEVATRCGGGGGGRPDMAQAGGKDPEKLESALNFVEEWVKSF; the protein is encoded by the coding sequence ATGAAACAATTATCAGGTTCTGACATTCGCCGTCTATTTTTGGAGTTTTTCAAGGAAAAAGGCCATTCTATTGAACCGAGTGCTCCCTTAGTACCGCATGAAGATCCATCATTGCTATGGATTAATAGCGGGGTTGCTACATTAAAGAAATATTTTGATGGCCGTGTGATTCCGGAAAATCCAAGAATTACAAACGCTCAAAAATCTATTCGTACGAATGATATTGAAAATGTAGGCAAAACAGCTCGCCATCATACTTTTTTTGAAATGCTTGGGAATTTCTCAATTGGCGACTATTTCAAAGAGGAAGCGATCGAATGGGCTTGGGAGTTTCTTACCGATGAAAAGTGGATTGGCTTTGAAGCTGAAAAATTATCTGTCACGATCCATCCGGAAGATGAGGAAGCATTTGATATTTGGAGAAAGCAAATTGGTGTTCCGGAAGAAAGAATCATTCGCTTAGAAGGGAACTTCTGGGATATTGGTGAGGGCCCAAGTGGACCGAATACTGAAATCTTTTATGATCGTGGACCTGAGTATGGCAATGACTTAAATGACCCTGAATTATACCCTGGCGGAGAAAATGAAAGATATCTAGAGGTTTGGAATCTTGTTTTCTCAGAATTTAACCATAATCCAGACGGCACTTATACTCCGCTTCCAAAGAAAAATATTGATACGGGGATGGGGCTTGAACGGATGGCATCCGTTGTTCAAAATGTCCGAACAAACTTTGATACAGACCTTTTCATGCCAATCATCCGAGGAACAGAAGAAATTTCTGGAGAAAAATATGGCAAGAACAAGGAAACGGATGTTGCTTTTAAAGTAATTGCCGACCATATTCGGACTGTTGCATTTGCAGTTGGAGATGGAGCGCTTCCATCAAACGAAGGCCGTGGATATGTATTGCGCCGCTTGCTTCGCAGAGCCGTCCGTTATGCGAAACAAATCAATATTAATCGTCCTTTTATGTTTGAGCTAGTCCCAGTCGTTGGGGAGATTATGCAGGACTTCTACCCGCAAGTAAAAGAAAAAGAGGAATTTATCCAAAAAGTAATTAAAAATGAAGAGGAACGTTTCCATGAAACTCTTCATGAGGGATTGACGATTTTATCAGCTGTTATTAAAAAGGAAAAAGAAAAAGGCAGCCATCTGATCCAAGGTGAGGATATCTTCCGCTTATATGATACGTACGGCTTCCCTGTTGAGTTAACAGAGGAATATGCGGAAGAAGCAGGCATGAAGGTTGACCATGATGGTTTTGAACTAGAAATGAACCGCCAGCGTGAACGAGCTAGAGCAGCTAGACAGGACGTTGATTCCATGCAGGTTCAAGGCGGGGTATTAGGAGACATTAAGGTTGAAAGTCAATTTACTGGCTATGATAACCTAGAGTCCCATTCTCAAATTGTTGCGATAGTTAAGGACGGACAGCTTTTTAACGAAGCACAAATGGGGGAAGAAGTTCAGCTCATTATGGACGTTACGCCTTTCTATGCAGAGAGCGGCGGACAAATCGCTGACAGCGGTATATTAAAAGCTGATGGCTTAAAAGTAGTTATTAAAGATGTTCAAAAAGCGCCAAATGGCCAAAATCTTCATAAGGCAATAGTAGAAACGGGAACATTGAAATTAAATGATCGAGTTCATGCAATTGTCAATGAAGCATCACGTTCCAAGATCATTAAGAACCATACTGCTACTCATCTTCTGCACCAGGCGTTAAAGGATGTTCTTGGAAATCATGTTAACCAGGCAGGATCATTAGTAGAACCTGACCGTTTGCGCTTTGACTTCTCACACTTCGGGCAGATTACTGCTGAAGAGCTTGAGAAAATTGAAAACATTGTGAATGAAAAAATTTGGCGCAGTTTGGAATTAGAAATTGATTATAAAGACATCGAAGAGGCTAAAGCGATGGGAGCTATGGCATTATTCGGTGAAAAGTATGGCAAGGTTGTACGTGTTGTTCAAGTTGGCGACTATAGTCTAGAGCTTTGCGGTGGATGCCATGTTTCTAACACATCTGTCATCGGGCTCTTCAAAATCCAATCTGAAAGCGGTATTGGCGCCGGTACACGCAGAATTGAAGCTGTAACAGGTGAAGCCGCATACCAATTGTTAAATGATCAAATAAGTATTTTAAAGGAAGCTGCAGGTAAATTAAAAGCCAACCCGAAAGATTTAGCTGGAAGAATTGAAGGCTTATTAACTGAAATGAAGCAGCTGCAAAGAGAAAATGAATCATTAGCTGCGAAATTGGGCAATATTGAAGCTGGAAGCCTCGTATCGAAAGCTAAAGAGATTAATGGAGTGACTGTATTAGCTGCTAAGGTTGCAGCTTCTGACATGAATAATCTGCGTAATATGGCGGACGATTTAAAGAATAAGCTTGGGTCCGCAATCGTTGTCTTAGGCAGTGTAAATGATGATAAAGTTAATTTAATTGCTGGGGTAACGAAGGATTTAATTGAAAAGGGATATCAGGCCGGAAAAATTATTAAAGAAGTGGCAACACGCTGCGGCGGTGGAGGCGGCGGACGCCCAGATATGGCACAGGCAGGCGGTAAAGACCCAGAAAAGCTTGAAAGTGCATTGAATTTTGTTGAAGAATGGGTTAAATCCTTTTGA
- a CDS encoding ATP-dependent RecD-like DNA helicase: protein MDKQGSQGTLDLFSEKEKKYMKGRHLVTIFHNEQNLYTVLRIRVDETNHHYEDKEAVITGYFPKMHEQETYIFYGDLKEHPKFGVQLHASHYRKDIPQTKQGVVNYLSSELFKGIGKKTAENIVEILGENAITKILNEPSLLDGIPKLAPEKAKSLYDTLMQHQGIEQAMIALNEYGFGPQLSMRIYQFYKEQTIETVQNNPYKLVEDIEGIGFGRADELGYKLGISGNHPARIRAASLYILEMESMQAGHVYMEARELLQSAKRLLEENQRDEIQFNDISNEVIKLQEEGKIMVEEQRLYLPSLYFSEKGLVTNIKRILNQTQFNEQFPESEFLLALGKLEERLKVQYAPTQKEAIQTSLMSPMLILTGGPGTGKTTVIKGIVELYAELHGCSLNPKDYKKEEPFPFLLAAPTGRAAKRMAESTGLPAVTIHRLLGWNGTEAFDRNEENLLQGKILIVDETSMVDIWLANQLFKALPENLQVILVGDEDQLPSVGPGQVLKDLLQSERIPTVRLTDIYRQAEGSSIIELAHEMKKGKLPVNVTAQQADRSFFQCSPGQISAVVEKIVLNAKKKGYTAKDIQVLAPMYRGPAGIDKLNEILQEIFNPNPDGSRKELAFGDVKYRIGDKVLQLVNQPESHVFNGDMGEIVSIFYAKENTEKQDMIIVSFDGTEVTYTRQDLNQITLAYCCSVHKSQGSEFPIVILPVVKSYYRMLRRNLLYTAITRSKQFLILCGEEEALRLGVERADELSRLTTLTKRLIEAISDVIHEEKAEDKEELPIFEMLMKIDPLIGMENITPYDFMETERS from the coding sequence ATGGATAAGCAGGGCTCACAGGGGACTTTAGATTTATTTTCTGAAAAAGAAAAGAAATACATGAAAGGCCGGCATCTTGTAACCATTTTTCATAATGAACAAAATTTATATACGGTTTTACGGATTCGTGTGGATGAAACAAATCATCATTATGAAGATAAAGAAGCTGTCATTACAGGTTATTTTCCGAAAATGCATGAGCAGGAAACTTATATTTTTTACGGAGATTTGAAGGAACACCCTAAATTTGGAGTCCAGCTTCATGCTAGCCATTATCGCAAGGATATCCCCCAGACCAAACAAGGCGTTGTTAATTACCTTTCAAGTGAGTTATTTAAAGGTATTGGTAAAAAAACAGCCGAAAATATCGTTGAAATACTAGGGGAAAATGCTATAACCAAAATTCTTAATGAGCCTTCCCTTCTTGACGGAATTCCAAAACTGGCTCCTGAAAAAGCAAAGTCTTTATACGATACATTGATGCAGCATCAAGGCATTGAGCAGGCCATGATTGCTTTAAATGAATATGGATTTGGACCTCAGCTCTCAATGAGGATCTACCAATTTTACAAAGAGCAGACGATCGAAACAGTCCAGAATAATCCTTATAAGCTCGTAGAGGATATTGAGGGAATTGGATTTGGCAGGGCAGATGAGCTGGGATATAAGCTTGGAATATCGGGCAATCATCCAGCAAGAATAAGAGCAGCAAGCCTTTACATATTAGAAATGGAAAGCATGCAGGCTGGCCATGTATACATGGAAGCGAGAGAGCTTCTTCAAAGCGCGAAAAGACTTTTAGAGGAAAATCAGCGTGATGAAATCCAATTTAATGATATTTCTAATGAGGTTATAAAGCTCCAGGAAGAGGGAAAAATCATGGTCGAGGAGCAAAGATTATATTTGCCTTCACTTTATTTTTCAGAAAAGGGCCTTGTTACAAATATCAAACGAATTTTGAACCAAACTCAATTTAATGAACAATTCCCGGAATCAGAGTTTCTTCTGGCGCTTGGAAAATTAGAAGAACGTTTAAAGGTTCAATATGCGCCGACACAGAAAGAGGCAATCCAAACGTCGCTTATGTCTCCAATGCTGATACTAACTGGCGGTCCAGGTACAGGGAAGACAACGGTAATTAAAGGGATTGTTGAATTATACGCGGAACTGCATGGCTGTTCGTTAAATCCTAAGGATTACAAGAAGGAGGAGCCTTTTCCATTCCTGTTAGCCGCACCAACTGGAAGAGCGGCTAAGAGGATGGCGGAATCCACAGGCCTGCCCGCGGTCACTATTCACAGGCTTCTAGGGTGGAATGGAACAGAGGCATTCGATCGTAATGAAGAAAATTTATTGCAAGGAAAAATCTTAATTGTTGATGAAACCTCCATGGTTGATATTTGGCTGGCCAATCAGCTATTTAAAGCGCTCCCGGAAAATTTGCAAGTGATCTTAGTTGGGGATGAGGATCAGCTTCCATCAGTAGGGCCAGGCCAGGTTCTAAAAGATTTGCTGCAGTCTGAGAGAATTCCTACTGTTCGGTTAACAGACATTTACAGGCAAGCGGAGGGATCATCGATAATAGAGCTTGCCCATGAAATGAAAAAAGGAAAGCTTCCGGTAAACGTGACGGCGCAGCAAGCGGACAGATCTTTTTTTCAATGCAGTCCAGGCCAAATTTCAGCGGTCGTTGAAAAAATTGTTTTAAATGCAAAGAAGAAGGGATATACAGCGAAGGACATTCAGGTTTTAGCCCCGATGTATAGAGGTCCAGCAGGTATTGATAAGCTGAATGAGATTCTTCAGGAGATTTTCAATCCTAATCCTGACGGAAGTCGAAAAGAGCTCGCGTTTGGGGATGTTAAATACCGAATTGGCGATAAGGTTCTTCAGCTTGTCAATCAGCCTGAAAGTCATGTTTTTAATGGGGATATGGGTGAAATCGTTTCTATATTCTATGCAAAAGAAAATACGGAAAAGCAGGATATGATTATTGTGTCCTTTGATGGAACGGAAGTGACTTACACACGCCAGGACTTAAATCAAATTACCCTTGCTTATTGCTGTTCTGTCCATAAATCCCAGGGAAGTGAGTTTCCGATTGTGATTCTGCCCGTTGTGAAGAGTTATTATCGCATGCTCCGAAGAAATTTGCTGTATACAGCTATTACACGCAGTAAACAATTTCTAATTTTATGCGGGGAAGAAGAAGCTTTAAGGCTTGGGGTAGAAAGGGCGGATGAACTCTCTAGGCTGACTACATTAACGAAAAGGCTAATTGAGGCCATATCGGACGTCATACATGAAGAGAAAGCTGAAGATAAGGAAGAACTTCCAATTTTTGAAATGCTAATGAAAATTGATCCATTAATAGGCATGGAAAATATCACGCCGTATGATTTTATGGAAACCGAAAGAAGCTAA
- a CDS encoding cysteine desulfurase family protein produces MERIYVDHAATSPMHPKVIDKMMEVMNAEFGNPSSIHSFGRGARHIIDEARTKIAKSIGAQANELIFTSGGTEADNHAIFGVANSYQHKGKHIITTQIEHHAVLHTCEQLEKRGFEITYLPVDQEGRISLDDLENALRDDTILVTIMYGNNEVGTIQPIKEIGQILKEHPAIFHTDAVQAYGIEKIDVKEYGIDLMSVSAHKMNGPKGIGFLYAKTDIKLASRVFGGEQERKRRAGTENVPSIAGFLEAVRISQQEMDTKREAYLQFKAAFIKKLSENNIEFRQNGSLDFSLPHVLNLSFPGTNVEAMLVNLDLAGIAASSGSACTAGSIDPSHVLVAMFGKDDGRVQNSIRFSFGLFNTLEQIEKAAEETSKIVKRLTT; encoded by the coding sequence GTGGAGCGGATTTACGTTGATCATGCAGCAACATCTCCTATGCATCCAAAAGTGATTGATAAAATGATGGAAGTGATGAATGCTGAATTTGGCAATCCTTCCAGCATTCATTCTTTTGGCCGAGGTGCCCGCCATATTATTGATGAGGCCCGGACAAAAATTGCAAAAAGTATTGGTGCACAAGCGAATGAATTGATCTTTACTAGTGGAGGGACAGAAGCGGACAACCATGCGATTTTTGGAGTTGCCAATTCCTATCAGCATAAAGGAAAGCATATCATAACAACTCAAATTGAACATCACGCTGTCCTCCATACTTGTGAACAATTGGAAAAGCGGGGCTTTGAAATTACTTATTTACCAGTTGACCAAGAAGGTAGAATATCATTAGACGATCTCGAGAACGCCTTAAGAGATGATACGATTCTTGTAACGATTATGTACGGCAATAATGAGGTTGGAACGATACAGCCAATAAAGGAAATTGGCCAAATCTTAAAAGAACATCCTGCGATATTCCATACAGATGCAGTTCAGGCATACGGTATTGAAAAAATTGATGTCAAGGAATACGGAATTGATTTAATGTCCGTTTCTGCTCATAAGATGAATGGCCCAAAAGGGATTGGATTTTTGTATGCAAAGACAGATATTAAGCTTGCATCGCGGGTATTTGGCGGGGAGCAGGAAAGAAAAAGACGCGCAGGCACTGAAAATGTGCCGTCTATTGCCGGATTTTTGGAGGCTGTCCGGATCTCTCAGCAGGAGATGGATACGAAGCGAGAGGCTTATCTTCAGTTTAAAGCTGCTTTTATCAAAAAGCTTTCCGAAAACAATATAGAATTTAGGCAAAACGGATCGCTTGATTTTTCTTTGCCTCATGTTTTAAACTTAAGCTTTCCCGGAACGAATGTTGAAGCCATGCTTGTGAACCTTGATCTAGCAGGTATAGCTGCATCTAGCGGCTCGGCATGTACTGCAGGCTCAATTGATCCGTCTCATGTTCTAGTTGCCATGTTTGGCAAGGATGACGGGCGTGTTCAAAATTCGATTCGGTTTAGTTTCGGCCTATTCAATACTTTAGAACAGATTGAAAAGGCTGCCGAAGAAACAAGTAAAATCGTTAAACGATTAACAACATAG
- a CDS encoding tetratricopeptide repeat protein: MDKNQLGIQYMEEGKWEEAATVFMEAIEEKPQDPTSYINFGNVLSVVGETEKALKFYEKAIELDENATAAYYSAGNLLYDLQNFQEAKKMFETAMKKGMESGDNYFMLGLSLIALEQGKLALPYLQRSTELNENDSEAFFQYGLCLAQESFIDESIIQLEKCIHIDPDHADAYYNLGVAFGFKEDEEKALQYFEKALEIQPDHLLAGYGKKLIEKGTEQ; this comes from the coding sequence ATGGATAAAAACCAATTAGGTATTCAATATATGGAAGAAGGAAAATGGGAAGAGGCGGCAACTGTATTTATGGAAGCCATTGAGGAAAAGCCTCAAGATCCAACGTCTTATATAAATTTTGGCAATGTTTTATCAGTCGTAGGAGAAACGGAAAAAGCATTAAAGTTTTATGAAAAAGCTATTGAGCTTGATGAGAATGCAACTGCGGCCTATTATAGTGCAGGAAACTTGCTTTACGATCTTCAAAATTTTCAAGAGGCAAAGAAAATGTTTGAAACCGCGATGAAAAAGGGAATGGAGTCCGGTGATAATTATTTTATGCTTGGCCTATCTTTAATAGCTCTGGAACAAGGAAAATTAGCTTTGCCATATTTACAAAGAAGTACAGAATTAAATGAAAATGATTCTGAAGCATTTTTTCAATACGGCTTATGCTTGGCTCAAGAAAGCTTTATTGATGAATCGATTATTCAGCTGGAGAAATGTATTCATATCGATCCAGACCATGCAGATGCTTATTATAATTTAGGTGTAGCATTTGGCTTCAAGGAAGATGAAGAGAAAGCACTGCAATATTTTGAAAAAGCACTAGAAATTCAGCCAGACCATTTATTGGCGGGATACGGTAAAAAATTGATTGAAAAAGGAACAGAACAATAG